A window of the Flavobacterium sangjuense genome harbors these coding sequences:
- a CDS encoding glycosyl hydrolase family 16, producing MKTRKFIYLKITLLVGLIFNLVVGCDREPSDDSVLATYPKTAEVFIDAFSPGLEYGAFGNTLLTGFNVDTDVKYKGTASMRFDVPNVGDPEGAYVGGVFIDGGGRDLSGYDALTFWAKGSQSATINELGFGNDFNQNKYLVTMTNVPLATYWKKYIIPIPDASKLTYEKGMFWYAEGPENGQGYTFWIDEVKYEKLGTIAHPIPTIYDGINKVEDSFIGMNTTITGLSQTFNLGNGDNQTVSVAPSYYTFISSNPAVATVSELGVINVVGAGTTVITAKLGDVDALGSFTINSLGVFTPAPTPTRDPANVISIFSNAYTNVPVEYYNGYYAPYQTTQGQDDIHINGDDIIRYTQLNFVGTQFSQPTVNATSMTHFHVDIQVQEAMTAGDHIRIQLGDFGANAVFGGGDDTNGSVNYTNASFTNGSWVGFDIPLANFTGLSSRSHLAQILFISDGTISNILVDNMYFYAQPNAPTTAAPTPTVPAANVISVFSDAYTNIAGTNLNPNWGQATVVTQPLIAGNTTLKYAGLNYQGIQLGSSQNVSGMSFLHIDYWTANSTSLKTYLISTGPVETPKVLTVPTSGWQSIEIPLSNFSPVNLADVIQLKFDGNGDIYLDNIYFHN from the coding sequence ATGAAAACAAGAAAATTTATTTATTTAAAAATCACGCTCCTGGTAGGATTGATTTTCAATTTAGTTGTAGGTTGTGATAGAGAACCTTCCGATGATTCGGTGCTCGCAACATATCCAAAAACTGCCGAGGTATTCATAGATGCATTCAGCCCGGGTTTAGAATACGGAGCATTTGGTAATACCTTACTAACGGGTTTTAATGTTGATACTGACGTAAAATACAAAGGAACTGCTTCTATGAGATTTGATGTTCCAAATGTTGGAGATCCGGAAGGCGCCTATGTAGGTGGTGTTTTTATAGATGGCGGTGGACGTGATCTTTCTGGCTATGATGCGCTAACTTTTTGGGCAAAAGGTTCGCAATCAGCGACCATCAATGAACTAGGTTTTGGAAATGATTTTAACCAAAACAAATACCTGGTAACAATGACAAATGTTCCTTTAGCTACGTATTGGAAAAAATACATTATTCCTATTCCTGATGCTTCTAAATTAACATATGAAAAAGGTATGTTTTGGTATGCAGAAGGACCCGAAAATGGACAAGGATATACCTTTTGGATTGATGAAGTAAAATATGAAAAATTAGGTACAATTGCGCATCCGATACCGACTATTTATGATGGTATCAATAAAGTGGAAGATAGTTTTATTGGTATGAATACAACTATAACGGGCTTATCACAAACTTTTAATTTGGGTAATGGTGATAACCAAACCGTTTCTGTAGCTCCATCATATTATACTTTTATATCCTCCAATCCTGCTGTTGCAACAGTGAGTGAATTAGGTGTAATTAATGTAGTTGGCGCAGGTACAACTGTCATAACTGCAAAATTAGGAGATGTGGATGCATTGGGTTCGTTTACAATTAATTCATTAGGAGTCTTTACACCGGCACCAACTCCAACTCGTGACCCTGCAAATGTAATTTCCATTTTTAGTAATGCTTACACTAATGTACCTGTTGAATATTACAATGGTTATTATGCTCCATATCAAACCACGCAAGGGCAAGACGATATTCATATAAATGGTGATGATATTATTCGATATACACAACTTAATTTTGTTGGAACTCAGTTTTCTCAACCTACCGTTAATGCAACTTCAATGACTCATTTTCATGTGGATATTCAAGTGCAGGAAGCAATGACAGCAGGAGACCATATCAGAATTCAATTAGGTGATTTTGGTGCAAATGCAGTTTTCGGAGGCGGAGATGATACAAACGGATCAGTTAATTACACTAATGCCAGTTTTACAAATGGAAGCTGGGTAGGTTTTGATATTCCACTTGCCAATTTTACAGGATTATCCAGTAGAAGTCATTTAGCACAGATATTATTTATTTCTGATGGAACTATTTCTAATATTCTTGTCGATAATATGTATTTCTACGCGCAACCTAATGCACCAACAACTGCAGCTCCAACGCCTACAGTTCCTGCTGCAAATGTAATTTCTGTATTCAGTGATGCTTATACTAATATTGCCGGAACTAATTTAAATCCTAATTGGGGCCAGGCTACTGTAGTAACACAACCACTTATTGCCGGGAATACAACACTAAAATATGCTGGATTGAATTATCAGGGAATTCAATTGGGCAGTAGTCAGAATGTCTCCGGAATGAGTTTTCTGCATATTGACTATTGGACTGCTAACTCTACATCTCTCAAAACATATTTAATAAGTACTGGTCCGGTAGAGACCCCAAAAGTTTTAACTGTGCCCACATCTGGATGGCAAAGTATAGAAATTCCACTCAGCAATTTTTCTCCTGTTAATCTTGCAGATGTAATACAACTTAAGTTTGATGGCAATGGGGATATTTATTTAGACAACATCTATTTTCATAACTAG
- a CDS encoding glycoside hydrolase family 16 protein: MSNESFNTKWYGLSLAKSFLITTLLLVVFGCSNDENQKVTTMNKLVMQDEFNTDGAPNSAIWNYDIGTGSNGWGNNELEYYTNSSENIKVVDGMLQITAKKEAFLGSQYTSARILTKGLFEQKYGRFEARIKMPWGQGLWPAFWLLGSDSDTVNWPLCGEIDIMEYKGQEPTITHGTVHGPGYSGATAITKSYDLINNRFDTDFHIFGIEWGKNYINFYVDDVLYNQITPDKVTGEWVYDKPFYIILNLAVGGNYVGSPNTETIFPQTMYVDYVRVYQ, encoded by the coding sequence ATGTCAAATGAAAGTTTTAACACTAAATGGTATGGGCTAAGTTTAGCAAAAAGCTTTCTTATAACTACTTTATTGCTTGTAGTTTTTGGTTGTTCAAATGATGAAAATCAAAAAGTTACAACCATGAACAAACTGGTTATGCAGGATGAGTTTAACACTGATGGAGCGCCTAACAGCGCGATTTGGAATTATGATATTGGTACAGGTAGTAACGGCTGGGGAAATAATGAGTTGGAATACTACACTAATAGTTCTGAAAACATCAAAGTTGTTGATGGCATGCTACAGATAACTGCCAAAAAAGAAGCGTTTTTGGGTTCTCAATATACTTCTGCCAGAATATTAACCAAAGGATTATTTGAACAAAAATATGGTCGATTTGAAGCGCGAATTAAAATGCCATGGGGACAAGGTCTTTGGCCTGCATTTTGGCTATTAGGATCTGATTCCGATACTGTGAATTGGCCTCTGTGTGGTGAAATTGATATTATGGAGTATAAAGGTCAGGAACCAACCATAACACATGGAACTGTTCATGGTCCGGGCTATTCAGGTGCTACTGCTATTACTAAAAGTTATGATTTGATTAATAATCGCTTCGATACTGATTTTCACATCTTTGGTATTGAGTGGGGGAAAAATTACATCAACTTCTATGTAGATGACGTTTTATACAATCAAATTACTCCTGATAAAGTTACTGGTGAATGGGTATATGACAAACCTTTTTATATCATACTTAATCTTGCTGTTGGAGGCAATTATGTTGGTTCTCCTAATACCGAAACAATTTTTCCTCAAACCATGTATGTTGACTACGTGAGAGTTTATCAATAA
- a CDS encoding glycoside hydrolase family 30 protein, producing the protein MNLYFNIKTIQFIGLLLFICCMPIKGISHTSQEHNISKVLNLKSIKTAVYTTAHHSDLKLTVTDSLKFQELKQPLETAASIIVDSSKEFQTFLGIGGALTDASAETFYKLSKSNQKRFLEAYYNQEKGIGYSLARTSIHSCDFSTSSYTYIDEGDSALATFSIEHDKKYRIPFIKKAIEAAGGKLTLYASPWSPPAFMKSNKSMLNGGKLLPEFYQSWANYYVKFIKSYEAEGIPVWGLTIQNEPLAVQRWESCIYTAEEERDFLKNYLGPTLQKEGLGSIKNIVWDHNRDLLFQRANVILNDPKAAKYAWGIGFHWYEDWKDGVPMYDAVKYVKEAYPDKNLIFTEGCNESYNLERIKNEDPKLAERYGKSMINDFNNGVVAWTDWNILLDETGGPNHVGNLCFSPVHGNTKTDEITFTNSYYYIGHFSKFIRPGAKKIASVSSSNALLTTAFKNTDGSLAIVVMNSSDKNLDYSLTLQSNSAYLKALPHSIQTILISNK; encoded by the coding sequence ATGAACCTATATTTTAATATAAAAACAATTCAGTTTATTGGGTTGTTATTATTCATTTGTTGCATGCCAATAAAAGGAATTAGCCATACCTCTCAGGAACATAATATTAGTAAAGTTTTAAACTTGAAATCGATAAAAACAGCTGTTTATACCACCGCACATCATTCTGATTTAAAATTAACCGTTACTGATTCATTAAAATTTCAAGAACTGAAACAACCTCTTGAAACTGCTGCTTCTATAATTGTTGATTCGAGTAAAGAATTTCAAACTTTTCTAGGTATTGGAGGAGCATTAACCGATGCTTCTGCTGAAACTTTTTACAAACTATCAAAAAGTAATCAGAAAAGGTTTTTAGAAGCATATTATAATCAGGAAAAAGGAATAGGGTATTCATTAGCCCGAACTTCTATACATAGTTGTGATTTTTCAACATCGAGTTACACCTATATTGATGAAGGCGATAGTGCGCTTGCTACCTTTTCTATTGAACACGATAAAAAATACCGCATCCCATTCATAAAAAAAGCTATTGAAGCAGCCGGAGGAAAACTAACCTTGTATGCCAGTCCGTGGAGTCCACCCGCATTTATGAAATCAAACAAGAGTATGCTCAATGGTGGAAAGCTGCTTCCTGAATTTTATCAATCTTGGGCTAATTATTATGTAAAATTTATCAAATCCTATGAAGCTGAAGGCATTCCTGTTTGGGGCTTAACCATCCAAAATGAACCACTAGCTGTACAACGATGGGAGTCTTGTATTTATACGGCCGAAGAAGAACGCGACTTTTTAAAAAACTATTTAGGACCAACTTTACAAAAAGAAGGTTTAGGAAGCATAAAAAACATTGTTTGGGACCATAACAGAGACCTATTATTTCAGCGTGCCAATGTGATTTTAAACGATCCTAAAGCGGCAAAATATGCCTGGGGCATTGGTTTTCATTGGTATGAAGATTGGAAAGATGGTGTGCCAATGTATGATGCTGTTAAGTATGTTAAAGAAGCTTATCCCGATAAAAATTTAATTTTTACTGAAGGCTGTAATGAAAGTTATAATCTGGAAAGAATAAAAAATGAAGACCCAAAATTAGCCGAGCGCTACGGAAAATCAATGATAAACGATTTTAACAATGGTGTTGTAGCATGGACAGACTGGAATATTCTTCTTGATGAAACCGGAGGACCAAATCATGTTGGAAATCTTTGTTTTTCACCTGTTCATGGCAATACCAAAACCGATGAAATTACGTTTACCAATTCGTATTATTATATAGGACATTTTTCAAAATTTATTCGTCCGGGAGCAAAAAAAATTGCCAGTGTTTCCAGTAGCAATGCTTTATTAACAACTGCTTTTAAAAATACCGATGGAAGCCTGGCCATTGTTGTCATGAATTCAAGTGATAAAAATCTGGATTACAGCCTAACTCTTCAATCAAATTCAGCTTATCTAAAAGCACTGCCTCATTCAATTCAAACAATTTTAATAAGTAACAAATAG
- a CDS encoding glycosyl hydrolase family 17 protein has protein sequence MKNIQNIFLLVPILLVLFGCGSMKAQKKESKPMPDKNLTAADILGNPKYLAISYGGFRQTSRDIEPTIPELKEDMRILSAMGIKVLRTYNVHLKEAANLLEVIRKLKKEDKNFEMYVMLGAWIDCQNAWTDLAPNHDVESEANATEIARAVELANEYPEIVKIIAVGNEAMVKWATSYFVQPGVILKWVNHLQELKKSGKLPNDLWITSSDNFASWGGGDSQYHVPDLEKLIKAVDYISMHTYPMHDTHYNPAFWGVLEKESHLTDIEKINAAMLRAKEYAISQYEAVSKYMKSLGVNKPIHIGETGWASLSNEHYGNEGSKATDEYKEALFYNHMRDWTNKVGMSCFYFEAFDEQWKDAKNPSGSENHFGLFTLNGQAKYALWKLVDKGVFKGLTRNGNKITKTYNGNEQALMKDVLVPKDLH, from the coding sequence ATGAAAAACATCCAAAATATATTTTTACTAGTTCCAATTCTATTGGTACTGTTTGGATGTGGAAGTATGAAAGCGCAAAAAAAAGAAAGTAAACCGATGCCAGATAAAAATCTTACTGCTGCCGATATATTAGGCAATCCAAAATATTTAGCAATATCATATGGTGGTTTCAGACAGACTTCAAGAGATATTGAGCCTACAATTCCTGAACTTAAAGAGGATATGAGAATTCTCTCGGCTATGGGTATCAAAGTTTTGAGAACTTATAATGTTCATTTAAAAGAAGCCGCCAATCTTCTGGAAGTTATTCGTAAACTCAAAAAAGAAGATAAAAACTTTGAAATGTATGTAATGTTAGGCGCATGGATAGATTGCCAAAATGCATGGACTGACCTGGCTCCCAATCATGATGTTGAAAGTGAAGCCAATGCAACAGAAATTGCCAGAGCAGTTGAATTAGCAAATGAATACCCAGAAATTGTAAAAATTATTGCCGTTGGAAACGAGGCTATGGTAAAATGGGCAACCAGTTATTTTGTGCAACCTGGTGTGATTTTAAAATGGGTCAATCATTTACAAGAACTAAAAAAATCAGGAAAATTGCCCAATGATTTATGGATTACCAGTTCCGATAATTTTGCTTCTTGGGGTGGAGGCGATAGTCAATATCATGTTCCCGATTTAGAAAAATTAATAAAAGCCGTAGATTATATCTCCATGCACACCTACCCTATGCATGACACTCATTACAATCCTGCTTTTTGGGGTGTGCTAGAAAAAGAAAGCCATTTGACCGACATAGAAAAGATAAATGCTGCTATGCTTCGCGCCAAAGAATATGCCATCTCACAATATGAGGCTGTTTCTAAATATATGAAAAGCCTGGGTGTAAATAAACCCATTCATATTGGTGAAACCGGTTGGGCAAGTTTATCAAATGAGCATTATGGCAATGAAGGCTCTAAAGCTACCGATGAATATAAAGAAGCCTTATTTTATAATCACATGAGAGATTGGACAAATAAAGTGGGCATGTCCTGTTTTTACTTTGAAGCTTTTGATGAACAATGGAAAGACGCGAAGAATCCATCTGGTTCTGAAAATCATTTTGGCTTATTTACCTTAAACGGACAAGCAAAATATGCATTATGGAAATTGGTTGATAAAGGTGTATTCAAAGGATTGACCAGAAATGGAAATAAAATAACTAAAACATACAACGGAAATGAACAAGCGTTGATGAAAGATGTATTAGTGCCAAAAGATTTACATTAA
- a CDS encoding MFS transporter has protein sequence MTELQTNNPVPSIKRDRVPVGQKAAFGAGHLVNNLFPGALGVFSFFLLTAFGMDPIYAGILGGLPRIYDAIIDPIIGHLSDNSNSRWGRRRPFIFVGAILSGLFFIILWQLDPNDSQTYNFWYFLIFSLVFLTGNALFATPLIGLGYEMTSDYKERTRLMGFSQTIGQIAWMIVPWFWVIIADPTIFKTQAEGVHKLSVIVGIICMLLGILPALFCKEMDQTNLQNREKSNKSIFSELLGLFKSIGLISKNKSFMKLCAATFLVFNGFQMVASFSYFIIVFYMFNGDYGLAGSWPAWFSTITAILTAFLIIPIVTMISTKYGKKNAFIITTLLSIIGYGLKWWGFSPGNPWLMFIPVPLIAFGLGGLFTLMMSMTADVCDLDELENGMPRKEGTFGAIYWWMVKLGQGIALVLAGWVLEVIGFDAGKPSQSVETMTSLRLFDIFIPIITAAIAIWVMKNYSLSEDKAKEIKAQLIARRGEL, from the coding sequence ATGACAGAATTACAAACAAACAATCCGGTTCCTTCTATTAAAAGAGATAGAGTACCTGTTGGACAAAAAGCAGCATTTGGAGCAGGACATTTGGTAAATAATTTATTTCCAGGTGCTTTAGGTGTGTTTTCATTCTTTCTCTTAACAGCTTTTGGGATGGATCCAATATATGCCGGAATACTAGGAGGTTTGCCTCGAATTTATGACGCTATAATTGACCCAATTATTGGCCATCTTTCTGATAATTCCAATTCAAGATGGGGACGAAGAAGACCATTTATATTTGTTGGAGCAATTTTAAGTGGTTTATTTTTTATCATATTATGGCAGCTTGACCCAAACGACTCACAAACATATAATTTTTGGTATTTCCTTATATTTTCACTTGTCTTTCTAACGGGTAATGCATTATTTGCTACGCCACTTATCGGGCTGGGTTATGAAATGACCTCAGATTATAAAGAGCGAACCAGATTAATGGGATTTTCTCAAACTATTGGCCAAATTGCCTGGATGATAGTGCCTTGGTTTTGGGTTATTATTGCAGATCCAACAATATTCAAAACACAAGCAGAAGGCGTTCATAAATTATCTGTAATTGTAGGCATAATATGCATGCTTTTGGGAATTTTACCGGCATTATTTTGTAAAGAAATGGATCAGACCAATTTGCAAAACAGAGAAAAAAGTAATAAAAGTATATTTAGCGAACTACTTGGGCTTTTTAAAAGTATCGGACTAATTTCAAAAAATAAATCTTTTATGAAGCTATGTGCAGCAACATTTCTTGTTTTCAATGGCTTTCAGATGGTAGCATCATTTAGTTATTTTATCATTGTTTTTTACATGTTTAATGGCGATTATGGCTTGGCTGGTTCCTGGCCTGCTTGGTTTTCAACAATTACTGCTATTCTTACTGCTTTTTTGATTATTCCTATAGTAACCATGATTTCGACTAAATATGGCAAAAAGAACGCTTTTATTATCACTACTCTCCTATCTATTATTGGATATGGTTTAAAATGGTGGGGATTTAGTCCGGGAAATCCTTGGTTAATGTTTATTCCAGTACCATTGATTGCTTTTGGCTTAGGTGGTTTATTTACTTTAATGATGAGTATGACTGCTGATGTTTGTGACTTAGATGAATTAGAAAACGGAATGCCCAGAAAAGAAGGAACTTTTGGCGCAATATATTGGTGGATGGTTAAGTTAGGCCAAGGTATTGCATTAGTATTAGCAGGTTGGGTTTTGGAAGTTATTGGTTTCGATGCAGGAAAACCCAGTCAAAGTGTAGAGACTATGACTAGTTTAAGACTATTCGATATATTCATTCCAATTATTACTGCTGCGATTGCGATTTGGGTAATGAAAAATTATAGTCTTTCAGAAGATAAAGCAAAAGAAATAAAAGCACAATTAATTGCCCGAAGAGGTGAATTATAA